One genomic segment of Misgurnus anguillicaudatus chromosome 25, ASM2758022v2, whole genome shotgun sequence includes these proteins:
- the amer2 gene encoding APC membrane recruitment protein 2, which translates to MEVQTECSEPPPCDPQPPGKLNKAAFKLFSKRKSGSSMPSIFSVRNKGEGAGKASGKPLELVRSKTHDGLITDTPSVLDGHRKDESASSDQLHAGTPDGVSNAPLRSSITKSFSFFSLLRRSSSRAGDGNTTVGRRGRGLKGLFSSMRWRRKPQAQDYSGEVQEVAKEGKEGDLLPSASSDNTKTEKDMTLTLEPLPQVFEESSLPGDTGKWQGTSMQELQGANEVDCDTCSLSQQHPVTEESPPPSPLRDQAGELQHSDSTHLSSIPSCALTPPVEHGTVDPPEQSVDRLCSMFTDVTSLKSFDSLTGCGDIIADPEEDSGNGASATSSGTGSGSGGCVGHRLNGAGMNSERCSPAKPPLPPQVSSLSSIQASCYIQRARAAPKKPQGSGVVAYMGGGEEMASPEGVDDADMQGLWHMLPQKGEDSPALRRPEPVLHHVPTRLDKKTPPVKALGLSKIPVSGCKVEKKQQTARPSPPPVEKDLQDAPPSDEGYWDSPTPGPEDEESSFLRRDGLMRDSCSGDALYDLYDPDSPSAAGSDDDVSSPTKSSGDFKLNSSSQKSSSSSSPSFRSMKGSTSLPRDSKIPISVRPTPPSHSSSQGALSSNLSPTSNSPSKKTDAPPRTRIPVSKVPVRRSGNKSASSTQSRK; encoded by the coding sequence ATGGAGGTACAGACTGAATGCAGTGAACCACCTCCATGCGACCCCCAGCCACCGGGAAAGCTCAACAAAGCTGCCTTCAAGCTGTTCAGCAAGCGCAAGTCCGGCAGCAGCATGCCGAGCATCTTCTCAGTCAGGAACAAAGGAGAGGGCGCCGGAAAAGCCTCTGGCAAGCCGCTGGAACTTGTTAGGAGCAAAACCCACGATGGCTTAATAACAGACACTCCCTCGGTGCTTGACGGCCACAGGAAAGATGAATCTGCCAGCAGCGACCAGCTTCACGCAGGAACGCCAGATGGTGTGTCCAACGCCCCCCTACGCAGCTCCATCACTAAGTCTTTCAGCTTCTTCTCTCTACTGCGGCGTAGCAGCAGCCGTGCAGGAGATGGGAATACTACGGTAGGACGGCGGGGACGTGGATTAAAGGGACTTTTTAGCAGCATGCGTTGGCGCCGGAAACCTCAGGCTCAAGATTACTCAGGTGAGGTGCAGGAGGTGGCCAAAGAGGGGAAGGAGGGAGATCTATTACCTTCCGCTTCCTCTGACAACACGAAAACAGAGAAGGACATGACTCTTACTCTCGAGCCCTTACCGCAAGTTTTTGAGGAAAGTAGTCTCCCAGGGGACACCGGGAAATGGCAGGGAACATCTATGCAGGAATTACAGGGAGCTAATGAAGTGGACTGTGACACGTGTAGTCTTTCACAACAACATCCAGTCACTGAGGAGTCTCCACCTCCTTCTCCACTGCGAGACCAGGCAGGGGAACTTCAGCACAGTGATTCAACGCACCTGTCCTCCATACCGTCCTGCGCTTTGACCCCTCCAGTGGAACATGGCACAGTCGACCCACCTGAACAATCGGTCGATCGCTTATGCTCCATGTTCACTGATGTTACTTCCCTTAAAAGCTTTGATTCTTTAACAGGCTGTGGTGACATCATCGCTGACCCAGAAGAGGATTCTGGGAATGGGGCAAGTGCCACGAGCAGTGGAACGGGTAGCGGTAGTGGGGGCTGTGTGGGTCACAGGCTAAATGGAGCTGGGATGAACTCTGAGAGATGCTCACCTGCCAAGCCTCCGCTTCCTCCTCAGGTCAGTAGTTTATCATCCATTCAAGCTTCTTGCTACATCCAAAGAGCACGTGCGGCCCCTAAAAAGCCTCAGGGCAGTGGGGTTGTTGCCTACATGGGTGGAGGAGAAGAGATGGCTAGTCCTGAAGGTGTTGATGATGCAGATATGCAGGGACTGTGGCACATGTTGCCCCAAAAGGGTGAAGACTCCCCAGCCTTACGTCGTCCAGAGCCCGTCCTACATCATGTGCCAACCCGATTGGACAAGAAGACCCCACCAGTGAAGGCGCTTGGACTCAGTAAAATCCCTGTGAGTGGTTGTAAGgtggaaaaaaaacagcagACTGCACGTCCTTCCCCTCCCCCTGTCGAAAAAGACCTCCAGGATGCTCCACCCAGTGATGAAGGTTACTGGGACTCTCCAACACCTGGACCTGAAGATGAGGAAAGCAGCTTCCTTCGGCGGGACGGCCTTATGAGGGACAGCTGCTCTGGAGATGCGCTCTACGACCTCTACGATCCTGACAGCCCTAGTGCCGCTGGGTCTGACGACGATGTAAGTTCGCCTACAAAATCTTCAGGTGATTTTAAACTGAACTCTTCTTCCCAGAAATCCTCGTCTTCCTCTTCTCCCTCCTTCCGTTCCATGAAAGGCAGCACAAGCCTACCTCGAGATTCCAAGATTCCCATTAGTGTCAGACCAACTCCGCCTTCCCACTCTTCAAGCCAAGGAGCGCTGTCTTCAAATCTTAGTCCCACTTCAAATAGCCCCTCTAAAAAGACTGATGCCCCACCACGCACTCGAATCCCCGTCTCTAAGGTTCCTGTCCGTCGTTCCGGCAACAAGAGTGCTTCCAGCAcacaaagcaggaagtaa